One window of the Indicator indicator isolate 239-I01 chromosome 13, UM_Iind_1.1, whole genome shotgun sequence genome contains the following:
- the FAM124B gene encoding protein FAM124B, which yields MDDGADPLMTVHLLANSGHSLLLRQTLDRLLGWICPDIRFFLVSERVTPLRYYERYHKRSCGFPGLSVLLFLHEDLGEERIFQVHEQFQHPPWRYQCAQIANGQNHCYASAQQDFYSLDEQMPVWGIRRVHCGPEILRVTLYCSFDNYEDAVRLYEMILQKEAVMQKSTFCVFVLYATQSLAVQLCLKQLPIGVAAEPRESSALQFRVQEMGQLVPLLPNPCVPISRTRWQTQDYEGNTILLQVQDIPKPHEENIRLSCQQNGKLLQDSVPAPLPGKQSNSGRRIQKVRDMKGRIKPDQSDTLTIEQAVGDLHRPFCSSHSCPAAWSWWDWDTPPLCRQARSKLQASLQESHPGQQAAETNVDTGLAVVSAVSGHCPLNRFPRDLWSSLLQPPAPTDRGTSAVASRGRTRLLLAATRTQGAQRASNLQTPRTSSTNRAEDDDEEFFI from the exons ATggatgatggagcagatcctctgATGACAGTGCATCTTCTGGCCAATTCAGGACACTCCCTGCTTCTGCGGCAAACTCTAGATCGGCTTTTGGGGTGGATCTGCCCAGACATTCGCTTCTTCCTGGTGTCTGAGCGAGTTACTCCACTCAGGTACTATGAGAGATACCATAAGAGAAgctgtggctttccaggatTATCTGTTCTCCTTTTCCTACACGAGGACTTGGGAGAAGAACGGATTTTCCAGGTCCATGAGCAATTCCAGCACCCGCCCTGGCGCTACCAGTGTGCCCAGATTGCTAATGGGCAAAACCACTGCTATGCCTCAGCTCAGCAGGACTTCTACAGCCTGGACGAGCAGATGCCTGTGTGGGGCATCAGACGAGTGCACTGTGGCCCCGAGATCCTCCGTGTCACCCTCTACTGCAGTTTTGATAACTATGAAGATGCAGTGAGGCTCTATGAGATGATcctgcagaaggaagcagtgATGCAGAAAAGCACCTTCTGTGTCTTTGTGCTGTATGCAACCCAAAGCcttgctgtgcagctctgcttgaAGCAGCTGCCCATTGGGGTGGCTGCTGAGCCACGGGAGTCATCAGCCTTGCAGTTCAGGGTGCAAGAAATGGGGCAGCTGGTGCCTCTCCTGCCCAACCCGTGTGTTCCCATCAGTAGGACCAGGTGGCAAACACAAGATTACGAAGGAAATACAATTCTGCTGCAG GTTCAAGATATCCCCAAGCCCCATGAAGAAAACATTAGGCTTTCCTGTCAGCAGAATGGAAAACTCCTGCAGGACTCTGTCCCAGCCCCTCTTCCTGGAAAGCAGAGCAATTCTGGTCGGAGAATCCAGAAGGTCAGAGACATGAAGGGTAGAATCAAACCTGACCAAAGTGACACCCTTACTATTGAGCAAGCTGTTGGTGACCTCCACAGGCCCTTCTGCTCTTCTCATAGTTGTCCAGCAGCCTGGTCATGGTGGGATTGGGATACTCCTCCCCTCTGCAGACAGGCCCGCAGCAAGCTGCAGGCTTCTCTCCAGGAGAGCCACCCTggtcagcaggcagcagagaccaATGTCGacactgggctggctgtggtgaGTGCTGTGAGTGGCCACTGTCCACTGAACCGCTTCcccagggacctctggagcagcctcctccagccaccagcacccacagacAGGGGCACCAGCGCCGTGGcctccaggggcaggacccGGCTGCTGTTGGCTGCAACCAGGACTCAAGGAGCACAGAGAGCTTCGAACTTGCAAACACCACGGACGAGCTCCACAAACAGAGcagaggatgatgatgaggaatTCTTTATATGA